From a region of the Candidatus Brocadia sp. genome:
- a CDS encoding DUF362 domain-containing protein, protein MKSKVYFIKVENGEGVASVAQKARHLFDVAGFASAIQKNNMVAVKTSFGEKGNIGHLKPPIIKAVVDKVKACHGKPFLIETNTLYVGRRTNAVDHISHAHEHGFSYENTGAPIIIGDGLFGEHGVQVEINQKLCKYAYVAGVAQAANVIVSIAHVTGHLATGMGATLKNIGMGLSARGGKLAQHSGVIPQILKKRCNTCGACGKWCPVGAIHMDEQYAVIDSKLCIGCGECLAVCQFGAVKIAWDENTVNLQKKVAEYCLAILKGKTGKAVFFNFLTHITKHCDCMDKPFEPDIADIGIIASTDPVAIEKATADIIRDQIGSDFFKDAWPQIDYTIQIAYAQEIGLGSMDYELIPCGQDAGVVV, encoded by the coding sequence ATGAAGAGTAAGGTCTATTTTATCAAAGTCGAAAATGGCGAAGGTGTTGCTTCCGTTGCGCAAAAGGCGCGGCATCTCTTCGATGTCGCTGGTTTTGCATCTGCGATTCAAAAAAATAATATGGTGGCAGTAAAAACCAGCTTTGGCGAAAAAGGGAATATTGGACATCTCAAGCCACCGATCATAAAGGCCGTTGTTGACAAAGTAAAGGCGTGTCATGGCAAACCCTTTTTGATAGAGACAAACACCCTGTATGTAGGCCGTCGCACGAATGCTGTTGATCACATCTCACATGCCCACGAGCACGGTTTCAGCTATGAAAACACCGGCGCCCCCATTATTATCGGAGACGGGCTCTTTGGTGAGCATGGTGTGCAGGTGGAGATTAACCAGAAACTGTGCAAATATGCGTATGTCGCTGGCGTGGCCCAGGCGGCAAATGTCATCGTCTCAATTGCACATGTGACGGGACATTTAGCCACCGGTATGGGCGCCACCCTGAAGAATATCGGCATGGGGCTCTCCGCGCGGGGCGGAAAACTTGCCCAGCACTCAGGCGTAATCCCTCAAATTCTCAAGAAGCGTTGCAATACCTGTGGCGCGTGCGGTAAATGGTGTCCGGTGGGGGCAATTCATATGGATGAGCAATATGCCGTCATAGATTCAAAACTATGCATTGGGTGCGGTGAATGTCTGGCTGTCTGCCAGTTCGGTGCGGTGAAAATTGCCTGGGATGAAAATACGGTCAACCTCCAAAAAAAGGTCGCAGAATACTGCCTGGCCATTTTAAAAGGAAAGACCGGTAAGGCTGTCTTTTTCAATTTCCTCACCCACATTACCAAACATTGTGATTGCATGGACAAACCATTTGAGCCTGATATTGCCGATATTGGCATCATTGCGTCCACGGATCCCGTTGCCATTGAAAAGGCAACAGCGGACATAATCAGGGATCAGATCGGATCGGACTTCTTTAAAGACGCCTGGCCTCAAATTGATTATACCATTCAAATTGCCTACGCACAGGAGATTGGCCTGGGCAGCATGGATTACGAATTGATACCGTGCGGACAGGATGCCGGTGTTGTCGTGTAG
- a CDS encoding HAD family hydrolase, with the protein MAVDAMLFKAIIFDLDGTLLDTLEDLSNAANRVLERHGFPTHDTGDYRYMVGDGAVVLMRRALPEDRRDDVTVLDCVRAFREEYERGWKIKTRPYDGVTEMLDVLAAHGMKMAVLSNKPDDFTKRCVSEYFPQQTFDLVLGQCDTVPLKPDPSGAMEISRFLNIPPSQFLYLGDTSIDMKTAVAAGMFPVGALWGFRSGKELLENGARLLIKRPTELLPLLDIAG; encoded by the coding sequence ATGGCGGTAGACGCAATGCTATTCAAAGCGATAATCTTTGACCTTGATGGAACGCTTCTTGATACTTTGGAAGATTTGAGCAACGCTGCAAATCGCGTTTTGGAGAGACACGGCTTTCCCACGCACGATACGGGCGACTATCGCTATATGGTAGGCGATGGCGCAGTTGTGCTGATGAGACGCGCACTCCCTGAAGACAGGCGGGATGATGTTACTGTCCTCGATTGTGTCCGGGCATTCCGGGAGGAATATGAACGGGGGTGGAAGATAAAGACACGGCCTTACGATGGGGTAACAGAAATGCTTGATGTATTGGCAGCGCACGGCATGAAAATGGCTGTTTTATCAAACAAGCCGGACGATTTTACCAAGCGGTGCGTCAGTGAATATTTCCCTCAGCAGACCTTCGACCTGGTGCTGGGGCAGTGCGACACCGTACCGCTCAAACCGGACCCCTCAGGCGCCATGGAAATTTCCCGGTTCCTCAACATCCCGCCATCACAGTTTCTCTACCTTGGCGACACGTCCATCGACATGAAGACCGCCGTTGCGGCAGGCATGTTTCCCGTCGGGGCGCTCTGGGGTTTCCGTTCGGGAAAAGAGCTGCTGGAAAATGGTGCACGGCTCCTGATCAAAAGACCAACAGAACTCCTTCCCCTTCTTGACATCGCTGGGTAA
- a CDS encoding ISNCY family transposase — MRKRFEQQLKLGIIPISGVKLPIKSRDELPPILRALQHIYVTPELNEEVFRILEAKVTKGKKKTGRYGMDLWHILVLSVVRLGLDADYDRLEDFANHHKLIRQIMGVETAFGEAKVFSMQSIKDNIRLLDEETLRQINEVVISSGHQLVKKKDEGLCIKVDTYVLETNVHFPTDMNLLWDAGRKSLDMIEDAIEEGILAGKGWRKSKYWRRELKKLMRISAKASSSGGKNKEEHVRSYLELSRGLSEKIGASLLAIYEKVLTTNQVDKHAGKIGTLEYFHGMLNKQIDLVERRVIRDEVIPAAEKVHSLFEPHTEWLYKGKSNKRVELGHNILVASDQWGFIVDHVVGEKQADVSLVIPLADRLLSRYGEGTIKSISFDKGFYKKENKELLSLYIPEVILPKKGKKNKAEQEEESGKTFKKLRHKHSAVESDINRLEHHGLDRCPDKGLHAFKRYCAMGVLAANLHKLGNVLQEKARKQCEKLRKAA; from the coding sequence ATGAGAAAGAGATTTGAGCAGCAATTGAAGCTTGGCATCATACCCATTTCAGGGGTAAAACTGCCAATAAAGAGTCGAGATGAGCTACCACCGATACTGAGGGCGTTGCAACATATCTATGTTACACCGGAGTTGAACGAGGAGGTATTCCGGATATTAGAGGCGAAGGTAACGAAGGGGAAGAAAAAGACGGGAAGATATGGGATGGATTTATGGCATATTTTGGTGTTGTCGGTGGTAAGATTAGGGTTAGATGCCGATTATGACAGGTTGGAGGATTTTGCCAACCATCACAAACTTATCAGGCAGATAATGGGGGTTGAGACGGCATTTGGAGAGGCGAAGGTTTTTTCGATGCAGAGCATCAAGGACAATATAAGATTGTTGGATGAGGAGACCCTCAGGCAGATAAATGAAGTGGTGATATCATCGGGGCATCAGTTGGTTAAAAAAAAGGACGAAGGACTGTGTATTAAGGTGGATACGTATGTGTTAGAGACGAATGTACACTTTCCGACCGATATGAATTTATTGTGGGATGCGGGACGCAAGAGTCTGGACATGATAGAGGATGCAATAGAGGAAGGCATCCTGGCGGGGAAAGGATGGCGCAAGAGCAAATATTGGAGGAGAGAGTTAAAAAAGCTGATGAGGATAAGCGCAAAGGCGTCAAGCAGCGGGGGGAAAAACAAGGAAGAGCATGTGAGGAGTTACTTGGAATTATCGAGGGGTTTGAGTGAAAAGATAGGAGCGAGTCTGTTAGCCATCTACGAAAAGGTGCTAACGACGAACCAGGTAGACAAGCATGCAGGGAAAATAGGGACACTGGAGTATTTTCACGGGATGTTGAATAAACAGATAGACCTGGTGGAGAGAAGGGTGATCCGGGATGAGGTAATACCGGCGGCAGAAAAGGTTCATTCGTTGTTTGAGCCGCATACGGAGTGGCTGTACAAAGGCAAGTCAAACAAAAGGGTAGAGTTGGGACATAATATTCTGGTAGCAAGCGATCAGTGGGGTTTCATCGTGGACCATGTGGTAGGAGAAAAACAGGCGGATGTATCGTTGGTAATTCCATTGGCAGATAGGTTGTTGAGCCGTTACGGAGAAGGCACAATAAAGAGTATAAGTTTTGATAAAGGTTTTTACAAGAAAGAGAATAAAGAGTTGCTGAGTTTGTATATACCAGAGGTAATCCTTCCCAAGAAGGGCAAGAAGAATAAGGCGGAACAGGAAGAGGAATCGGGTAAGACATTTAAGAAGCTAAGGCACAAGCACTCGGCGGTAGAATCGGATATCAATCGTTTGGAGCATCACGGCTTGGATAGGTGTCCGGACAAAGGGCTGCATGCCTTTAAAAGATATTGTGCAATGGGCGTGTTAGCTGCGAATTTGCACAAGCTGGGAAACGTGCTGCAGGAGAAGGCACGGAAGCAGTGCGAAAAGTTGCGAAAAGCCGCCTAA
- a CDS encoding YihY/virulence factor BrkB family protein, translated as MILKKFVLCYEKIKRFAKVDLWDDRRESSAALWFLRRVVKFCALTGSEFTEGRCLLKASALTFISLMSLIPLLAFILSVAKGLGAEKALEQKIDTYIFNLPGGEVVSSFINFKRGFFYQIDSLDFSKPTAREEILGALETFDGFIFPTGEKILSAMPDTPGDTTDNTQDISYERLSEEETKTALHKYKRELAHIIVSVDLTGKDAKSELKERIEDSVLSIPSNISLNAFLYKKQIMHFVDRTSFGYLGAIGLIFLLFSVINMIGNIETSFNDVWKIKKSRSVLRRFTDYTSMMFILPILLLASTTITAVLTNEKLVALLDKIGIGNIYLSTLGSFLPILVLWIAFISVYIFLPNTRVRAIPGIAGGVISGTLFYVLQVFYFKSQIGLARNNLIYGAFAAIPFFLLWLQMSWNVVLLGAVISYVIQNIRFIKLKSQPMGINYASRELLGLFIMERISTRFLEGRGERWSREGLSKALNIPAETVQEIVAELSKASLIAEIPAEKYLYYLPARDLDAIHVTEVVFAMRNIGEKYTPVALSLQDQKMVKLLDDLQDAIRDHMRFTIKDIIQDTRAQSKVACNR; from the coding sequence ATGATTTTAAAAAAATTTGTCTTGTGCTATGAGAAAATCAAAAGATTCGCCAAAGTCGATCTCTGGGACGATAGACGAGAGTCCTCTGCCGCCCTGTGGTTTTTGCGTCGGGTAGTAAAGTTTTGTGCCCTTACCGGAAGCGAATTTACTGAAGGCCGTTGCTTGCTAAAGGCATCGGCGCTGACCTTTATTTCATTGATGTCGCTCATACCCCTCCTGGCTTTTATTTTATCCGTTGCAAAAGGACTTGGTGCGGAAAAAGCGCTGGAGCAAAAAATCGACACCTATATCTTTAATCTCCCCGGGGGGGAGGTGGTTTCTTCTTTTATCAATTTCAAGCGCGGGTTTTTTTACCAGATTGACAGTCTTGATTTTTCAAAACCTACTGCCCGGGAAGAGATTCTTGGCGCTCTTGAGACCTTCGACGGGTTCATTTTTCCTACCGGGGAAAAGATACTTTCTGCGATGCCAGACACCCCAGGAGATACCACGGACAACACGCAGGATATATCGTATGAGCGCCTGTCAGAAGAAGAGACAAAAACAGCTTTACACAAATACAAAAGGGAACTTGCTCATATTATTGTATCCGTGGACTTGACCGGTAAGGATGCGAAAAGTGAACTAAAAGAACGCATTGAAGACTCTGTGCTGTCCATACCTTCAAACATCAGCTTAAATGCCTTCCTGTACAAAAAACAGATTATGCACTTTGTCGACCGGACAAGCTTTGGATACCTTGGCGCAATCGGGTTAATATTTCTTCTCTTTTCTGTTATTAATATGATTGGCAATATTGAGACCTCCTTTAATGATGTTTGGAAGATTAAAAAATCCCGTTCGGTCTTGAGAAGGTTTACTGACTATACCAGCATGATGTTTATCCTTCCCATCCTTCTTCTGGCGTCGACAACAATTACGGCGGTTTTAACGAATGAAAAGCTCGTCGCGCTCTTAGATAAAATAGGGATTGGCAACATTTATTTGAGCACGTTGGGATCATTTTTGCCGATTCTTGTGCTGTGGATAGCATTTATTTCTGTTTATATTTTTCTGCCAAACACCAGGGTCAGGGCCATTCCAGGGATAGCCGGTGGTGTGATAAGTGGAACGCTCTTTTATGTACTCCAGGTATTTTATTTTAAAAGCCAGATTGGACTTGCACGGAACAACCTGATTTATGGCGCATTTGCGGCTATTCCCTTTTTCCTGTTGTGGTTACAAATGAGCTGGAATGTTGTTCTTTTGGGAGCGGTGATCTCATATGTTATCCAAAACATCAGGTTTATTAAGCTGAAAAGTCAACCCATGGGGATAAACTATGCATCAAGGGAACTTTTGGGACTATTTATCATGGAGCGGATATCCACACGGTTCTTGGAAGGAAGAGGCGAGCGATGGTCAAGGGAGGGTTTATCAAAGGCGCTGAACATTCCCGCTGAAACGGTTCAGGAGATTGTAGCCGAACTTTCAAAGGCATCTCTGATTGCTGAAATCCCCGCAGAAAAATATCTGTACTACCTGCCCGCCCGTGATTTGGATGCAATCCACGTAACGGAAGTAGTATTTGCCATGAGAAATATTGGTGAAAAGTACACCCCTGTTGCTCTGTCACTGCAGGATCAAAAAATGGTAAAACTCCTTGACGATCTCCAGGATGCTATCCGGGATCATATGAGATTTACCATAAAAGATATTATTCAGGATACAAGGGCACAGAGTAAGGTCGCTTGCAACAGGTAA
- a CDS encoding OsmC family protein, which translates to MAQEKKVNGVDVEQLFSTIEGIKKKPEIAKFKFRATNKWVDGTHNRATIKDFYGAGKEDNSREPLVFELDEPPVLLGKNEGANPVEYLLVALSGCLTTSLIAHASAKGIKVRAVESRLEGDLDLRGFLGISEDVKVGFEKIRVYFKIDADISAQQKEDLIRMAQKYSPVYNSIANPVPVIVQHEE; encoded by the coding sequence ATGGCACAGGAAAAGAAAGTCAATGGAGTAGACGTTGAGCAGTTATTTAGTACCATTGAGGGCATTAAAAAAAAACCAGAAATTGCGAAGTTTAAATTCCGGGCAACGAATAAGTGGGTCGACGGCACACACAATCGTGCAACGATTAAAGATTTTTATGGCGCTGGCAAGGAGGATAATTCACGTGAGCCTCTCGTATTTGAGTTAGATGAACCTCCTGTTCTTTTGGGAAAGAATGAGGGGGCCAATCCTGTTGAATATCTTCTCGTTGCCTTATCGGGTTGTTTGACGACAAGTCTGATTGCTCATGCATCTGCCAAAGGCATCAAAGTAAGGGCGGTTGAATCCAGGCTGGAGGGAGATTTAGATCTTCGCGGTTTTCTGGGAATATCGGAAGACGTTAAAGTCGGTTTCGAGAAGATCCGCGTATACTTCAAAATCGACGCGGATATATCCGCGCAACAGAAGGAGGATCTCATCCGTATGGCTCAGAAATACTCACCGGTATATAACTCTATCGCCAATCCTGTTCCTGTCATTGTTCAACATGAAGAGTAA
- a CDS encoding carboxypeptidase regulatory-like domain-containing protein, with amino-acid sequence MMGIIMNKRSLLPVFLIFTNFLFMTNTSFAVTWPIETVIKEKYSQQGYSRAMAIDTHGHPHIVFGGDHLYYARHDGSRWHIVTVDPSSGVGGYASIALDKSGKVHISYYDLTNKNLKYATNASGLWITVIVDNSGKTGGYTSIALDSSNKVHISYYDDFNGDLKYATNSSGTWVTATADNNEDVGTYTSVAVDTAGKVHISYYDLTRKNLKYATNASGSWLATTVDKGEWVGEYSSIAVDASGKAHISYYDTTRKNLKYATNASGTWTLVIVDNSGNVGGYTSIAADTAGKVHISYYDITTGSIRHATNATGTWRIDTVAKDVNVGSYTSIAVDTSRNVHISYYDSVNGSIKYATNIPGLWRAETIDSGGNVVAYTSIATDTLNKVHISYYDSTKSDLKYATNASGSWVVTSLYSQGNVGEFTSIAVDISNKVHISYYDSTNGDLRYATNASGSWATEIVDSGGNAGEFSSIKVDASGKTHISYYDCTNEDLKYATNASGSWVTKTIDSDGNVGEYTSIAVDRSGRVHISYYDNTKDVLKYATGAAGLWTTKTIDSDGDVGQFSSLTLDTSGKAHISYYDYTRGDLKYATNTSGSWVTRTVDGSGTVGGHTSIAVDTSNKVHISYYDDTNDDLKYATNISGSWKIKTLDSSGNVGGYTSIAVDTAGKAHISYYDDTNFGLKYATNAD; translated from the coding sequence ATGATGGGAATAATTATGAACAAAAGATCGTTATTGCCCGTATTTCTCATTTTTACCAACTTTCTTTTTATGACAAATACATCATTTGCGGTAACGTGGCCGATAGAAACCGTTATAAAAGAAAAATATTCCCAACAGGGTTATTCGAGGGCAATGGCCATCGACACTCATGGCCATCCTCATATTGTCTTTGGAGGCGACCACCTTTACTATGCACGTCATGATGGCAGCAGATGGCATATCGTGACGGTGGATCCTTCCTCTGGAGTAGGCGGATATGCCTCAATAGCGCTGGATAAATCGGGCAAGGTACACATCAGCTATTACGATCTTACGAATAAAAACCTCAAATATGCCACCAATGCATCAGGCTTATGGATAACCGTTATTGTGGATAACAGCGGGAAAACAGGCGGATATACCTCCATAGCGCTTGATTCTTCAAATAAAGTACATATCAGTTATTATGACGATTTCAACGGCGATCTCAAATATGCCACGAATAGCTCTGGCACATGGGTAACAGCCACGGCAGATAATAACGAGGATGTGGGGACATATACCTCCGTAGCAGTGGACACAGCGGGCAAGGTGCATATCAGTTATTATGATCTTACCCGGAAAAACCTCAAATATGCCACCAATGCCTCCGGATCATGGTTAGCCACTACTGTGGACAAAGGCGAATGGGTAGGTGAATACTCCTCCATAGCAGTGGACGCATCTGGCAAGGCACACATCAGCTATTATGATACTACCAGGAAAAACCTCAAATACGCCACCAATGCCTCTGGCACATGGACATTGGTTATTGTAGATAACAGCGGGAATGTAGGTGGATATACCTCCATAGCAGCTGACACAGCGGGTAAGGTACACATCAGCTATTATGATATTACTACCGGTAGCATCAGGCACGCCACCAATGCCACGGGCACATGGAGAATAGATACTGTGGCTAAGGATGTAAATGTTGGTAGTTATACCTCCATAGCAGTGGATACATCTCGTAACGTGCATATAAGTTATTATGATAGCGTCAATGGTAGTATCAAATATGCCACTAATATTCCTGGCTTATGGAGAGCTGAAACTATCGACAGTGGCGGTAATGTTGTGGCATATACCTCCATAGCAACAGATACCTTAAACAAGGTACACATCAGCTATTATGACAGCACAAAAAGCGACCTCAAGTACGCTACCAATGCCTCCGGTTCATGGGTAGTCACAAGCTTGTACAGTCAAGGAAATGTAGGCGAATTTACTTCCATAGCAGTGGACATATCAAACAAGGTGCACATCAGCTACTATGATAGTACGAACGGTGATCTCAGATACGCCACCAATGCCTCTGGTTCATGGGCAACCGAGATTGTTGATAGCGGAGGAAATGCAGGAGAGTTTTCCTCCATAAAAGTGGATGCATCTGGTAAAACGCACATAAGCTATTATGATTGCACCAATGAAGACCTCAAGTATGCCACCAACGCCTCAGGTTCGTGGGTAACCAAGACCATTGACAGCGATGGAAATGTAGGGGAATATACCTCGATCGCAGTGGACAGATCAGGCAGGGTACATATAAGTTATTATGATAACACAAAAGATGTCCTCAAATATGCCACGGGTGCCGCTGGTTTATGGACAACCAAGACTATTGACAGCGATGGTGATGTCGGACAGTTTTCCTCCTTAACACTAGACACATCAGGCAAGGCGCACATCAGCTATTATGATTATACTCGTGGTGACCTCAAGTATGCCACGAATACTTCCGGTTCGTGGGTAACCAGGACTGTGGACGGCAGTGGAACTGTAGGCGGACATACTTCCATTGCAGTAGACACATCAAACAAGGTTCATATAAGCTATTATGATGATACGAATGACGATCTCAAGTATGCAACCAATATTTCCGGTTCATGGAAAATAAAAACTCTTGATAGTAGCGGGAACGTAGGCGGGTATACCTCCATTGCAGTGGACACAGCGGGCAAGGCGCACATCAGCTATTATGACGATACTAATTTCGGCCTTAAGTATGCAACCAATGCGGATTAA